ATAAATTATAAAAAAGGGAACTACCCTCCTATCTTTACAGTGTAATTAATCTTTAGTTATTGACTAAAAATAAAAAATCAACCTACTAATAAATAAGTGTCCCCCCGAATCTTAAATTACCTACAGACAAAAAGGCCCTTCATTGGGCTTTTTTTGTATTCAAAAATTAAAGTAATTAATCTTCTGCCTCATGCTCTTCAACATCTTTCTGAAGGTCTAGCTTTCTGAATTTAGGAAAAACTAAAGATGTAATCCCTACCGTAGTTATCGTCATAATACCTCCAAAAATTACTGCTGTAGCCGTACCCATTAATTTTGCGGTTACTCCGCTTTCAAAAGCACCTAATTCATTAGAAGAACCCACAAAAATAGAATTTACAGAGGCTACACGGCCTCGCATATGATCTGGTGTTTTTAATTGTAAGATAGTCTGGCGTACCACCATAGAGATTCCGTCTAGCGCCCCACTTAAAAATAACGCAGCCACAGATACCCAAAAATAGGTAGACCATCCAAAAACAATCATACACAATCCAAATCCGAATACCGCCAAGAGTAATTTTTTACCTGCATTTTTATGAATAGGAAATCGGGTAGAGCCCAACATGGTAATTGCTGCACCCACTGCAGGAGCCGCTCTTAAAATTCCGAAACCCTCTGCTCCTACGTGCAAAATGTCTTGCGCAAAGACTGACAATAGTGCCACAGCACCCCCAAATAAAACGGCAATCATATCTAGCGTAAGTGCTCCTAAAATGGCCTTGTTACTAAACACAAATTTTAAGCCTTCTCCTAAGCTTTCAAATATAGGCTCCCCTATTTTCGGATTTAAAATAGGCTTGCGCTCTATTTTAAAAAGTGCAATTAATGCAAGTATAGAAAAAGCAAAGATTAAGCACATGGACCAATGCACACCAATATAACTTATAGAGAATCCTGCCAAAGCCGGACCTAAAACAGCACCCATTTGCCACGTAGAACTGCTCCATGTTGCAGCGTTAGGGTATATTTTTTTAGGAACAATTAAGGCGATTAATGAAAAAATAGTGGGGCCAATAAAAGAACGGACAATTCCGCCTAAAAAAACTAAAGCATATATGGTATATAAAATAGTTCTAGTCGCTAAGTCTGAAACAACAGAAGGAATACTGATGATAAACAGCCCAAAACTAATCACAGAAAACCCAAGAATACACCACATCAAAAGGTTTCGTTTTTCTTTCTGGTCTACAATATGTCCTGCAAAAAGTGCCATAGAAACCGCCGGAATAACTTCCATTAAACCTATAATCCCTAAGGATAACGGATCTTTAGTTAAGGTATACACCTGCCATTCTATTACAATAAATTGCATAGACCAGGCAAAAACCATAGCAAAACGCACCATCAAAAATATATTGAACTCTTTATAGCGTAAAGCAGCATACGGATCCATAAGGAAGCATTAAAAAAAGTAAGCTGCAAAGGTAAGAAAGAGATTTTTCTCTTGAACAGCTATATTTTAAAAAGTGCATTCTTTTTAGCTTACCATATATTTCGGAAGCGTAGCAGTATCAAACTCTCCTTTATACAGCCACTCTGGTATATAATCACTTTTTACATTAATTTTTATACCCTTATCGTATGCTAAAGCTGCAGCACCTAATAGACGCCAACTTATCCAACCATTTGAGTCGTTACAGCGCTTATTTTTTTGTGTGTCGTAATAGGTTTTGTGTCTGGTAAGTGCTTCTATTAATTGTGCATTAAAATCTTCTTCATTATTTCGTAAAAGCGCTTCATATACAAACAGTAAAGGCTCGTATAAATAGGTTACAAATTCTATAGCAAAACCTTCTTGTAAATAATCTCCAGAATCTGGGTGGGTAGATTTAATAGCATCTATTAACAACTTCTCCCTTGTTTTGGGGTTAGTATGTAAACTAGAAAGAAAATGAAGCATGTTTTTATCTAAAGTATCCCAACTTGTTTCTGCCCTATCCATAGCACTATCTGTAATACCCTCCAATACATTTAAACCTGCTTGGTCCCGTAGTACTCTAAATATACTATAGGTGTTCAACCAATCAGCAAAGCCCATATTGCTTTTGTAGGCAACACCTATATGCTGCACAGGTTTGTCTCTAAATTGTACGGTTACCTCTGCACCTACAGAATATGCTAAATGATAAAAGGCTTTTGCTAAAATTTTGAAATAATGCAATGCTTTCGTCTGCAAGGCTCTGTCTTGGTTTGGGCATGTGGTGTACTTGGATAATTCACGAATTAAGGAAAATGCATATCCATTCAATGATTTTTTGGTAACATCATTTTCAAAAACTTCAAATGTGGTATTTTCTAAGGCATTAATATATTTATTTAAATATCGATCAGACTCCTCCATGGGAGTAATAGTTTTGTTAATTTCCATAAATATCAAATTGTCAGGAGTGCAGGACACCTTAAATTAAGCTACTTTATATCCCTCAATTTCAATTGCAAGCTCACATTGCCTTGCCATTCATTCTCATCAATAGAAAAAACAGCACTAAAGGGTTTCCTACCTGTTAGCAATGGTAATTTATCCCCTAAACTAAAACCAATTCCCCCAATAGGGCCATAGCCATTTTGGGTAACTGCAAATTTCAAATGTTTCCCTTCTTCACCTACGCCCTTTGCATACCCAGAGTCTTGAATATTTTCTGCCATAAACACAGGCGTCATATTCTCAGGACCAAAAGGTTCAAACTGGTTTATAATACGCATTAGTTTAGGCGTAATATCTTTAATTTCAATACGTAAGTCAACAGCAATTTCAGGAATTAATAAATTAGGGTCTATGGTTTCTGAAACTACTTTTTCAAATTGATGTTTAAAATTTTGGTATTGTTCTTCCAATAAAGTCAGTCCCGCCGCATATTTGTGCCCCCCAAACTGTTCTATATAATCCGCACAGCCCTCTAAAGCATTATACACATCAAAACCTTTTACGGAACGTGCGGAAGCCGCTAATTTATCGCCACTCTTCGTAAATACTAAGGTTGGCCGGTAATAGGTTTCCGTAAGTCTAGAGGCTACAATACCTATAACGCCTTTGTGCCATGTTTCTTTATACACTACCGAGGTAAAGCCCTCTTCCTCCTCATTCTCAATAATCTGAGTGAGTGCTTCTTTGGTTATTTCTTGATCTAAACCTCTACGATCACTGTTATATTTTTCTATCTCGCCTGCAAACTTTTCAGCCTGTGCTTGATTAGTTTCCGTTAATAAATTTACGGCATGCTGGCCATGTACCATTCTGCCTGCCGCATTAATACGTGGGGCAATGACAAAAACAACATCGGTAATGGTTAAGATCGTTTTTTTTATCTGATTGATGATGGCCTTGAAACCAGCTCTAGGGTCTGAGTTGATTACTTTTAAGCCATAATAGGCCAATACTCTATTCTCTCCCGTAATAGGCACAATATCTGCGCCAATAGCCGTAGCGACTAAGTCTAAATACGGAATTAAATCTTCAATAGTTTCTCCTTGTCTGGAGCCTAAAGCTTGTATCAGTTTAAAACCTACACCACAACCACAAAGTTCATCATACGGATAGGTACAATCGCTTCTTTTAGGGTCTAAAATAGCTATGG
This genomic stretch from Cellulophaga algicola DSM 14237 harbors:
- a CDS encoding MFS transporter, with the translated sequence MDPYAALRYKEFNIFLMVRFAMVFAWSMQFIVIEWQVYTLTKDPLSLGIIGLMEVIPAVSMALFAGHIVDQKEKRNLLMWCILGFSVISFGLFIISIPSVVSDLATRTILYTIYALVFLGGIVRSFIGPTIFSLIALIVPKKIYPNAATWSSSTWQMGAVLGPALAGFSISYIGVHWSMCLIFAFSILALIALFKIERKPILNPKIGEPIFESLGEGLKFVFSNKAILGALTLDMIAVLFGGAVALLSVFAQDILHVGAEGFGILRAAPAVGAAITMLGSTRFPIHKNAGKKLLLAVFGFGLCMIVFGWSTYFWVSVAALFLSGALDGISMVVRQTILQLKTPDHMRGRVASVNSIFVGSSNELGAFESGVTAKLMGTATAVIFGGIMTITTVGITSLVFPKFRKLDLQKDVEEHEAED
- a CDS encoding immunity 49 family protein — encoded protein: MEINKTITPMEESDRYLNKYINALENTTFEVFENDVTKKSLNGYAFSLIRELSKYTTCPNQDRALQTKALHYFKILAKAFYHLAYSVGAEVTVQFRDKPVQHIGVAYKSNMGFADWLNTYSIFRVLRDQAGLNVLEGITDSAMDRAETSWDTLDKNMLHFLSSLHTNPKTREKLLIDAIKSTHPDSGDYLQEGFAIEFVTYLYEPLLFVYEALLRNNEEDFNAQLIEALTRHKTYYDTQKNKRCNDSNGWISWRLLGAAALAYDKGIKINVKSDYIPEWLYKGEFDTATLPKYMVS
- the recJ gene encoding single-stranded-DNA-specific exonuclease RecJ; amino-acid sequence: MRWTIKAKPEEEKIKELASALNVEDLVAQLLLQRGISTFEEAKLFFRPQLSDLHDPFLMKDMDIAVARIETAINEGENILVFGDYDVDGTTAVALMSSYLLSFYPNVATYIPDRYAEGYGVSYKGIDFAEDNNFSLIIALDCGVKAVDKVAYAKEKGVDFIICDHHRPGATLPDAIAILDPKRSDCTYPYDELCGCGVGFKLIQALGSRQGETIEDLIPYLDLVATAIGADIVPITGENRVLAYYGLKVINSDPRAGFKAIINQIKKTILTITDVVFVIAPRINAAGRMVHGQHAVNLLTETNQAQAEKFAGEIEKYNSDRRGLDQEITKEALTQIIENEEEEGFTSVVYKETWHKGVIGIVASRLTETYYRPTLVFTKSGDKLAASARSVKGFDVYNALEGCADYIEQFGGHKYAAGLTLLEEQYQNFKHQFEKVVSETIDPNLLIPEIAVDLRIEIKDITPKLMRIINQFEPFGPENMTPVFMAENIQDSGYAKGVGEEGKHLKFAVTQNGYGPIGGIGFSLGDKLPLLTGRKPFSAVFSIDENEWQGNVSLQLKLRDIK